The DNA window gtgtgtttccagtccCGTGGTGACGTCATCGGTCGGTTCTTCATTGTCAGCTTCAAGTATTTGGTGGGGACATGTCACTCAGCCTCTGCCGCAAACCTCACCGAAACAGCTCCTGAACCAACGGTTGGACCACTGAGAATCGCCCCGTTATGCTGAAGCTTGAGAGACGCTTCACCcccccactcacacacacagccagttGTGGCATAtagaattattttaatataaaatgtTCACTTGAAAAATGTACAACTTGACACAATAATCCCGCTCTGCCAGCGAGTGTGGCCTCGAGCGTGTGCGCATGAATGTAATGCAGAACCACGGGAAAACTGTCAAAATGTcagaacaacaaataaataaatctggacTCACATATGGCTTCGTTGTTGGAGCAGTAGCTCGTGTAAATGACACGTTGTAGCGCGCGCGCCCCCGTCGCAGTGAACACAACACGTTGACGCGGTCCATTTTTGACGCGCGACCAACAAACAAAATGGCGTCCGTGTGTAGAAAAGTGCTGAGGCGCGCGGCTCCGAGGTGAGGTTCTGGTTCCGAGAGCATCTTTGGTTTTGCCGAGCTTCTCCTGTCGGCGCGCGCCTCAGTCGCTGTCGCGCGCCTCGTGCACGGTGGTGGTGGAGTGGTTGTACAGGCCCTGCGCCATCAGCTGCAGCGCCAGGCCGTTCTTGTAGCCGCTCGCCTTCTTGATCTTGGCCCGCttgttctggaaccagatcttgaTCTGGGACTCGTTCAGGTCCAGATCGCGCGCCAGAACCTGTCGCCGCTGCTCCGTGATGTAGCGGTTCAACTGGAACTCGGTCTTGAGGCGCTGCAGCTGCTCGGCGGTGAAGGCGGTCCGGGGCCGCTTGTCCTCCCGGGACACCCGGGACTTCTTCAGTTTGCGGGTCCTTGGACCTGCAGTAGAGCGGAGGGCCCAGGGTCGAACGTGAATATTCAGCGTTTGCTTTGGTCACAAACAAAggtgtatttcaaaagtgtcCGCGCGATCGCGTTCgcaggttattattattattattattgctactACTGTTATAttagtattattgttgttattattattactattattattgttgttattattactattatcagTAGTAGTGATCACTGTCCCGATCTCAGCAGACGCAAGAAAACGTCTTAAAAAAATCTGAGGACATTTTTACAGAGTAATAAAGATATTCATGCCAAccatatttatgaaaaaaatatcgCTTGGCGTCTGCGCGTCCTGCACCCCGCGAGTGATCCGCTGAATTCATGTTTAATCCAATCCACTGTAATTACACGTGTCTTCTTCACACGTGTTTCATCGTCTATGGCTGATTTGGTTTTCAATGTCTGTAAGTTCGGCAATTGAGCTTTGAGCACCGCAATCGCTCCTGACGTGAACCAATGAGGCCGGACAACATCATCGTATGTGTCTGTCTTCGGTGACTTGACTGATCGATCTGCTCTGATCAGATGTCAAACACTCGACCTTCTtttacttttcttcttcttcttattgttgTCATTACCGTCATCAGCAGCGGAAGTGGTCTCGGCAAACGCAAGAAAATGTCTTAAAAATCTGAGGACATTTTTACTAAGTTACAAAATATTTAGTCCATACATTTCTTAATAATCTTTAATTCATGCGGCCGTCCGCCACTCGCTCTCGCTCTTTTGAAATATCATGTATTAATTTCACGGATTATAGTTATTCATTTTCATgcattaatataataatatgaatactactactactaccacaaactattattattatcagtatgataataatgattatcactataataataataataataataataataataataataataataataataataataataataatagtaataataatagtaataataataatagcaatacagttttattattaccaataaaataataaaacaaacaataaaacaatggtgTCCGTGCGACaataaacactgaaacaaaataaCAGGAAACGATTCGGGAAACGCGCGCGCTTGTTAATTCTCAGTCCTCCGACACGGAATCGGAGGTCAGGACCCAACTCGGATCGCTGTCGGTGAACACGCTTCTGGGGCCGAGTCTCGCTACAGTGTCGCGTCTCCCTACCAGATGAGGGTCTGTCAGAGTAGCGGGTGCAGTAGACCCAGGCGGGCCACAGGAGCGGCCGCTTCTCTTCCACCAGCGAGGACTCCTGCGGCCCGCCGCTGCTGGGCTCGGGCTTCTGTCCGTCGGCCGCGGCTGCTCCGCTGCACCTTTGGCGCCgcggagatgaggaggaggaggaggaggaaggcgatGAAGAGGAGCTGTCGCTGCTGGACTCACGGCTCGGAGTCCCGGGGAACTCGGCAGCCTCGACTCCCTCCCCGCGCGACGTGTGCGCCCGTGGAGCCGGCTCTTTTTTGCAGCCGAAGTCCGGCCTGAGGATGTTGTCGATGAAGAAGTTGGTGGTTCTGTGACTCTGTGGGGCCGCGGCGGCGGCCTGGGAGGCCGAAGTGAGCTGACCCGGAGAGACAGTGTCCGGCTCGCTGCTGTCCGAATCCCGCTGCTCCTCCATCGCTGCGTCCAGAACCAAGACTAGAACATCGTGGACGGAACTGTGCGCTGTCGGGGTCCGTCCAGAACTGTGTGAGAGTCATCGTGGACGGGGAGAGACACctgaacacgcacacacacacacacacacacacacacacacacacacacacgagtgaaTGAATCTGGAGCGGAGAGCAAGTAACCAATCAGAGGCCGCGACACTTGTAGATCCGGGTGACGACGTCCAATAAGATGAGTGAAGAACAAACGACtatcatctcacacacacactcgcgcgctcctgtttttatgttttgtgaggtcctctcctggccgtcaccctttcccccgCCATCCAAAAGACATGGCTGACCTGAACCGGGACTCGGAACCGGACCGAGGTCTGAAGCC is part of the Synchiropus splendidus isolate RoL2022-P1 chromosome 10, RoL_Sspl_1.0, whole genome shotgun sequence genome and encodes:
- the LOC128765568 gene encoding homeobox protein engrailed-1-B-like encodes the protein MEEQRDSDSSEPDTVSPGQLTSASQAAAAAPQSHRTTNFFIDNILRPDFGCKKEPAPRAHTSRGEGVEAAEFPGTPSRESSSDSSSSSPSSSSSSSSPRRQRCSGAAAADGQKPEPSSGGPQESSLVEEKRPLLWPAWVYCTRYSDRPSSGPRTRKLKKSRVSREDKRPRTAFTAEQLQRLKTEFQLNRYITEQRRQVLARDLDLNESQIKIWFQNKRAKIKKASGYKNGLALQLMAQGLYNHSTTTVHEARDSD